In the genome of Xenopus laevis strain J_2021 chromosome 1S, Xenopus_laevis_v10.1, whole genome shotgun sequence, one region contains:
- the crygdl.3.S gene encoding gamma-crystallin-1 codes for MRIYERGDYQGQMMEFFDDCPNTYDRFHFNDIHSCNVFDGHWMFYEEPNYRGRQYYLRPGQYRKYNDWGASSPRIGSFKRVYQRF; via the coding sequence ATGAGAATCTACGAAAGAGGAGACTACCAAGGGCAGATGATGGAGTTCTTTGATGACTGTCCCAATACTTATGATCGATTCCATTTCAATGAcattcactcctgcaatgtgtttgatggACACTGGATGTTCTACGAGGAACCCAACTACAGGGGGCGTCAGTACTACCTGAGACCTGGACAATACAGGAAATACAATGACTGGGGAGCCTCAAGCCCCAGAATTGGCTCATTCAAAAGAGTTTATCAAAGATTTTAA